A stretch of the Actinoalloteichus fjordicus genome encodes the following:
- a CDS encoding nuclear transport factor 2 family protein, whose translation MRTRHRIALVATILLTLSACSATDQTAETPPDRADSAGASAGADGPPPTAEERAEAEEVAVRFLDAANAGDEEAVAEVFAEDARFDSVGRIYPSRADIMDRFLVPEVLDVGGSYEVVETRWEGDRHVVHYDFETGRGGRESFTYAYLVRDGLIQDVVGRYL comes from the coding sequence ATGCGAACGAGACACCGGATCGCGCTCGTCGCGACAATCCTGCTCACCCTGTCGGCCTGCTCCGCCACGGATCAGACCGCCGAGACGCCCCCCGACCGAGCGGACTCGGCCGGCGCCTCCGCCGGGGCCGACGGCCCGCCGCCCACGGCGGAGGAACGCGCCGAAGCCGAGGAGGTGGCCGTGCGATTCCTCGACGCCGCGAACGCCGGTGACGAGGAGGCCGTGGCCGAGGTCTTCGCCGAGGACGCCCGATTCGACAGCGTGGGGCGGATCTACCCCTCGCGTGCCGACATCATGGACAGGTTCCTGGTCCCCGAGGTGCTCGACGTCGGCGGCAGCTACGAGGTCGTCGAGACCCGCTGGGAGGGCGATCGGCACGTCGTCCACTACGACTTCGAGACCGGCCGAGGCGGCCGGGAGTCCTTCACCTACGCCTATCTCGTCCGCGACGGCCTGATCCAGGACGTCGTCGGCCGTTACCTCTGA
- a CDS encoding muconolactone Delta-isomerase family protein has translation MLFFCQMRWNHEGRISLDELWEIEEEETRHAQETVDSGYCVGIWKVAGQKRVLAVVDAESADDLDRSVFQLPMREYLEFEAIWPLRDYVSFAGDVENRYRPVGQEKTP, from the coding sequence ATGCTGTTCTTCTGCCAGATGCGCTGGAATCACGAGGGGCGGATCAGCCTCGACGAACTGTGGGAGATCGAAGAGGAGGAGACCCGGCACGCCCAGGAGACCGTGGACTCCGGCTACTGCGTCGGAATCTGGAAGGTCGCGGGCCAGAAGCGCGTCCTGGCGGTCGTCGACGCCGAGTCGGCCGACGATCTGGACCGCTCGGTGTTCCAGCTACCGATGCGCGAGTACCTGGAGTTCGAGGCCATCTGGCCGTTGCGCGACTACGTGAGCTTCGCCGGAGACGTCGAGAACCGCTACCGCCCCGTCGGACAGGAGAAGACCCCGTGA
- a CDS encoding nuclear transport factor 2 family protein gives MPNNTADGATTAEVALRWFNALSSGDIDAALELAADDIEFVNYTPVPGYNTDMPWIGTHLGRDAVRRSFEEFGRVVAVDYAELIRIAVDRNSAAGVIREISTVRETGLKFEIEFVQWLTVQDGKIVYWKSYTDPSEILRALRGPVLEREVSA, from the coding sequence GTGCCGAACAACACCGCCGACGGTGCGACGACCGCCGAGGTCGCGCTCCGTTGGTTCAATGCGCTGAGCAGCGGTGACATCGACGCGGCCCTGGAGCTGGCCGCCGACGACATCGAGTTCGTCAACTACACGCCGGTGCCGGGATACAACACCGACATGCCCTGGATCGGCACTCATCTCGGCCGGGACGCCGTACGCCGATCCTTTGAGGAATTCGGCCGGGTGGTGGCCGTCGATTATGCGGAGCTCATCCGCATCGCCGTCGACCGCAATTCTGCGGCCGGGGTGATTCGCGAGATATCGACGGTTCGGGAGACCGGCCTGAAGTTCGAGATCGAATTCGTCCAGTGGCTCACCGTGCAGGACGGCAAGATCGTCTACTGGAAGTCCTACACCGACCCGTCGGAGATCCTGCGCGCGCTGCGTGGGCCGGTCCTGGAACGCGAGGTCTCGGCATGA
- a CDS encoding EthD domain-containing protein, protein MIHQLIFAYPRPGMTEEEFHRYWVEEHAVRYASKIPQVKQYSVDTRVTVPGEQSDPLWSGVAEIWLENEEEQLASLQTPEFLNGARLDEPRWAAFWRSLVLDTDAHVVIPGDEQRADRPGTKQFILVKRKEGMPLEEFRQYSRDAHASLVAKIPGLRRYYQNFTRDGAYGVGEAVLDCAYQLWFDDAEELRRATATEEYRRAMADLHTFTEPRYVHTLAVRENWIIGPQAG, encoded by the coding sequence GTGATCCACCAGCTGATCTTCGCCTACCCCCGTCCCGGCATGACCGAGGAGGAGTTCCACCGCTACTGGGTCGAGGAGCACGCGGTCCGCTACGCGAGCAAGATCCCGCAGGTCAAGCAGTACAGCGTCGACACGAGGGTCACGGTGCCCGGCGAGCAGTCCGATCCGCTGTGGAGCGGCGTCGCCGAGATCTGGCTGGAGAACGAGGAGGAGCAGCTCGCCTCCCTCCAGACCCCGGAGTTCCTCAACGGCGCGCGGCTCGACGAGCCTCGCTGGGCCGCCTTCTGGCGGAGCCTGGTGCTCGACACCGACGCCCACGTGGTGATCCCCGGCGACGAGCAGCGGGCCGATCGGCCGGGGACCAAGCAGTTCATCCTGGTCAAGCGGAAGGAGGGAATGCCGCTGGAGGAGTTCCGTCAGTACAGCCGGGACGCGCACGCGTCGTTGGTCGCCAAGATCCCCGGACTGCGGCGTTATTACCAGAACTTCACCCGCGACGGCGCCTACGGCGTCGGCGAGGCGGTGCTGGACTGCGCCTATCAGCTCTGGTTCGACGACGCGGAGGAGCTGCGCCGGGCCACGGCGACCGAGGAGTACCGCCGCGCGATGGCCGACCTGCACACCTTCACCGAGCCCCGTTACGTGCACACCCTCGCGGTACGGGAGAACTGGATCATCGGGCCGCAGGCCGGGTGA
- a CDS encoding aldo/keto reductase, whose translation MTQQRRLGTDGPAVSPIGYGAMVLLDGMYGTNDDANSAKVLAHVLDQDGPVLLDTADAYGANGENEQVLGLALAGRRDRAVVGTKWGIVYEPSATANKVTATYANSITVDARPERAGAAIDASLRRLGIDAVDLWYLHFPDPGVPVVETVAAMAEQVTAGKAAHLGLCNVTGEQLRAAHAVHPIAAVQVEWSLWTRDVEADLIPVARELGVGIVPWGPLGTGFLAGSADTIGAGDFRNNAPRFAQDNLTANRDRFAPLAAFAERKGISRAQLALAWLLAQGEDVVPIPGTTKPHHIDDNLGAAHVSLSAAELAELDGLAPKGLASGPSLLDFESAAH comes from the coding sequence GTGACACAGCAGCGCAGACTGGGCACCGACGGGCCCGCCGTGTCCCCCATCGGATACGGGGCCATGGTCCTGCTGGACGGCATGTACGGGACCAACGACGACGCGAACTCCGCGAAGGTGCTCGCGCACGTGCTGGACCAGGACGGGCCGGTGCTCCTCGACACCGCCGACGCCTACGGGGCGAACGGCGAGAACGAACAGGTCCTCGGGCTGGCCCTGGCGGGCAGGCGGGACCGGGCCGTCGTCGGCACCAAGTGGGGGATCGTCTACGAGCCCTCCGCCACCGCGAACAAGGTCACGGCCACTTACGCCAACTCCATCACGGTGGACGCCCGGCCCGAGCGGGCGGGCGCGGCGATCGACGCCAGCCTGCGCAGGCTCGGCATCGACGCCGTCGATCTCTGGTACCTGCACTTCCCGGACCCCGGCGTGCCGGTGGTGGAGACCGTGGCCGCGATGGCGGAGCAGGTCACGGCGGGCAAGGCCGCGCATCTGGGGCTGTGCAACGTGACCGGCGAGCAGCTCAGGGCCGCCCACGCCGTGCACCCGATCGCCGCCGTGCAGGTCGAGTGGTCGCTGTGGACCCGCGACGTCGAGGCCGATCTGATCCCGGTGGCACGGGAACTGGGCGTCGGCATCGTGCCGTGGGGCCCGCTGGGCACCGGCTTCCTCGCGGGCAGCGCGGACACCATCGGCGCGGGCGACTTCCGCAACAACGCGCCGAGGTTCGCCCAGGACAACCTCACGGCGAACCGCGACCGGTTCGCGCCGTTGGCGGCCTTCGCCGAGCGCAAGGGGATCAGCCGGGCGCAGCTCGCGCTGGCCTGGCTGCTCGCCCAGGGCGAGGACGTCGTCCCGATCCCCGGCACGACCAAGCCCCACCACATCGACGACAACCTGGGCGCCGCGCACGTCAGCCTGAGTGCGGCCGAGCTGGCCGAGCTGGACGGGCTGGCGCCGAAGGGGCTCGCATCGGGCCCCTCCCTGCTGGACTTCGAGTCCGCAGCGCACTGA
- a CDS encoding ankyrin repeat domain-containing protein, whose translation MTPTLDTLLLNAVRRRGTEEVRDLLRDGANPGTRDASGLTALMIAAGNGDAETVGVLIGAGADVYTTDTGAGGTALHKAVQRGDLATVRMLVEAGAFIDAVCITTGHTPLLDAFWYKWPDIVGYLLDRGAGTDIATHYGFSMRDHFQYAMNVNPVGREKLVAADALLRRRLDADQRAVADQPLMAAVVAGDVDEVRRLLAAGAEVDARHPVLNGFNDVHTPLLVAARDGHTEIVRLLLAAGADVNAVEPTFGAVPVHKAVYNGHAEITRILVETPGVDIDFQGSTNGYTPLHDALWHGFEDCARIVLDAGARLDLLGHDGKTPYELAAEVFGPDHDLARTIRAAARPSTATSRG comes from the coding sequence ATGACTCCCACCCTGGACACCCTGCTGCTCAACGCCGTCCGCAGGCGCGGCACCGAAGAGGTTCGCGACCTGCTCCGCGACGGCGCGAACCCCGGCACTCGGGACGCCTCGGGGCTGACCGCGCTGATGATCGCGGCGGGCAACGGCGACGCCGAGACCGTCGGGGTGCTGATCGGAGCGGGCGCCGACGTCTACACCACCGACACCGGGGCGGGCGGCACCGCGCTGCACAAGGCGGTGCAACGCGGCGACCTGGCGACGGTCCGAATGCTGGTGGAGGCGGGCGCCTTCATCGACGCCGTCTGCATCACCACCGGACACACGCCGCTGCTGGACGCGTTCTGGTACAAGTGGCCGGACATCGTCGGCTACCTGCTGGATCGTGGTGCCGGGACCGACATCGCCACGCATTACGGCTTCTCGATGCGCGACCACTTCCAGTACGCGATGAACGTCAACCCGGTGGGCCGGGAGAAGCTGGTCGCCGCCGACGCCCTGCTGCGCAGGCGGCTCGACGCCGACCAGCGGGCCGTCGCCGACCAACCGCTGATGGCCGCGGTCGTCGCGGGCGACGTCGACGAGGTCCGCAGGCTGCTGGCCGCAGGCGCCGAGGTCGACGCCCGGCATCCCGTGCTCAACGGCTTCAACGACGTGCACACCCCGCTGCTGGTCGCCGCCCGCGACGGACACACCGAGATCGTCCGCCTCCTGTTGGCGGCGGGTGCCGACGTGAACGCCGTCGAGCCGACCTTCGGCGCGGTCCCCGTGCACAAGGCCGTCTACAACGGACATGCCGAGATCACCCGCATCCTGGTCGAGACCCCCGGCGTCGACATCGACTTCCAGGGCTCCACCAACGGCTACACCCCGCTGCACGACGCGCTGTGGCACGGCTTCGAGGACTGTGCCCGCATCGTGCTCGACGCCGGTGCCCGGCTCGACCTGCTCGGCCATGACGGCAAGACCCCGTACGAGCTGGCCGCAGAGGTCTTCGGCCCGGACCACGACCTCGCCAGGACGATCCGCGCGGCCGCCCGGCCGTCAACGGCGACCTCTCGGGGCTGA
- a CDS encoding thiamine pyrophosphate-binding protein: MMESRPGKVAVFEQFAADGMKYMFGNPGTVEQGLLDAGREFDLDYILALQESVAVGMADGYARATQRPALVQLHTGVGLGNGIGMLYQALRGGSPLVVIAGDAGIRYDAMDAQMAVDLVAMAEPVTKFATRVVDPGSVLRVLRRAVKIAMTPPRGPVFVGLPADVLDELTAEPVVPSSIPSTRVLPEPSLVAAAATRLLAGPRRLILMGDGVALSGAQRELTSVAEALGAEVWGVNSSEVNFDTTHPLYGGGLGHMFGAASARVVQEADSVLIVGTYVFPEVFPSLASPFKPGAQLVHIDLDSYEIAKNFPVDLGIVADPKLTLGAIAKELQRRLPAVPAPAGAVTAAPAVAEPPSSDIDDSVLERFVRRLGERAPEDLVLFDEALTASPPLARHLPPRHPGRFFQTRGGSLGVGIPGALGIKLARPELPVVAFTGDGGSMYTIQALWTAARYGIGAKFVICNNRRYRLLDQNIDQYWSELDIPRHQYPDAFDLSSPDIGFTELAGALGVPGRRVTRLYEVDGAIEAMLAHDGPFLVDLVIE, translated from the coding sequence ATGATGGAAAGTAGACCAGGAAAGGTCGCTGTCTTCGAGCAGTTCGCGGCCGACGGAATGAAATACATGTTCGGCAATCCGGGCACCGTGGAACAGGGGCTGTTGGACGCCGGTCGAGAATTCGATCTCGACTACATCCTCGCCCTGCAGGAGAGCGTCGCGGTCGGCATGGCCGACGGCTATGCGCGGGCCACGCAGCGACCGGCCCTGGTCCAGCTCCACACCGGGGTCGGGCTCGGGAACGGGATCGGGATGCTCTACCAGGCGCTGCGCGGCGGATCTCCGCTCGTCGTGATCGCCGGGGACGCGGGCATCCGTTACGACGCGATGGACGCCCAGATGGCGGTCGACCTGGTGGCGATGGCGGAGCCGGTGACGAAGTTCGCCACCCGCGTCGTCGACCCGGGGTCGGTGCTGCGGGTGCTCCGTCGGGCGGTGAAGATCGCCATGACGCCGCCGAGGGGCCCGGTGTTCGTCGGGCTGCCCGCCGACGTCCTCGACGAGCTGACCGCCGAACCGGTGGTGCCGAGCTCGATCCCGTCCACTCGGGTGCTTCCCGAGCCCTCCCTGGTGGCCGCCGCGGCCACGCGGCTGCTCGCAGGCCCGCGCCGACTGATCCTGATGGGCGATGGGGTCGCCCTCAGCGGTGCGCAGCGGGAGCTGACCTCGGTGGCCGAGGCGCTGGGCGCCGAGGTCTGGGGGGTCAACTCCTCCGAGGTCAACTTCGACACCACGCATCCGCTCTACGGCGGCGGACTCGGGCACATGTTCGGCGCGGCGAGCGCGCGGGTGGTCCAGGAGGCGGACTCGGTGCTGATCGTGGGCACCTACGTCTTCCCCGAGGTCTTCCCGAGCCTGGCGAGCCCGTTCAAGCCGGGTGCGCAGCTCGTCCACATCGACCTCGACTCCTACGAGATCGCGAAGAACTTCCCCGTCGACCTGGGCATCGTCGCCGACCCCAAGCTCACCCTCGGCGCCATCGCCAAGGAACTCCAGCGGCGGCTCCCCGCGGTGCCCGCCCCGGCGGGCGCGGTGACCGCCGCCCCTGCCGTCGCCGAGCCCCCGAGCTCCGACATCGACGACTCGGTGCTGGAGCGCTTCGTCCGGCGGCTGGGGGAGCGCGCCCCGGAGGATCTGGTCCTGTTCGACGAGGCGCTGACCGCCTCGCCGCCGCTGGCCCGGCATCTGCCGCCGAGGCATCCCGGCCGGTTCTTCCAGACCAGGGGCGGCTCCCTCGGCGTCGGCATCCCCGGCGCGCTGGGCATCAAGCTGGCCAGGCCGGAGCTGCCGGTCGTCGCCTTCACCGGTGACGGCGGAAGCATGTACACCATCCAGGCGTTGTGGACCGCCGCCCGCTACGGGATCGGCGCCAAGTTCGTCATCTGCAACAACCGGCGCTACCGACTCCTGGATCAGAACATCGATCAGTACTGGTCCGAGCTGGACATTCCCCGGCACCAGTACCCGGATGCCTTCGACCTGTCCTCGCCGGACATCGGCTTCACCGAGCTGGCAGGCGCCCTCGGCGTCCCCGGCAGACGGGTCACGCGACTGTACGAAGTGGACGGTGCGATCGAGGCCATGCTCGCGCACGACGGCCCGTTCCTGGTGGATCTGGTCATCGAATGA
- a CDS encoding MFS transporter → MTVSIDPDRRAGPEPEPGADATPISDRRRWLAVVVLAAALALDSGGVAVVNAALPAIGADLSITDTTLQWMMTSYALTFAGFLLFGGRAADVLGRRYVFALGVAIFCIAAVGAALAPNAELLMVARGLQGIGAALSGPASLALVTQLFPAGPERYKALAVYTSVGASSFSAGVVIGGVLTDVFNWRSVFVFNLLIGVAVLAAVRSVLPKGTRRRLSLDVPGAAAVTLGLLFAVFGLTRASEEGWDGLTLGALAAAAVMLVGFVIWERRIAQPLLPMDLLRVPAVRAATVTAVVFFTAVLGVLFFAPLYLQGLLGYTPMQSGLAILPMGILVIISTNISGRLMVRVGQRNLMITGLLLLAVGMVLWARTPLDGGYWLDVFPAVAVMSIGQGTAFAALTAGSLTGVPQHQHGVAGGFNVTAQQLGGSIGVALLVTAASVLSPGTDPESVLGGYHVGYLVAMGLLVFGAVLVAVLLRGERSGSRATRSGEETTTN, encoded by the coding sequence ATGACCGTCTCCATCGATCCCGATCGTCGCGCCGGGCCAGAGCCGGAACCCGGTGCCGACGCCACGCCGATCTCCGACCGCCGTCGGTGGCTCGCCGTCGTCGTGCTCGCCGCCGCCCTCGCCCTGGACTCGGGCGGCGTCGCCGTGGTCAACGCGGCGCTGCCCGCCATCGGCGCGGATCTGTCCATCACCGACACGACTCTCCAGTGGATGATGACGTCGTATGCGCTGACCTTCGCGGGCTTCCTGCTGTTCGGCGGCCGAGCGGCCGACGTGCTCGGCAGGCGGTACGTGTTCGCACTCGGCGTCGCGATCTTCTGCATCGCCGCCGTCGGAGCGGCGCTCGCCCCGAACGCGGAACTGCTCATGGTGGCCCGAGGCCTCCAGGGCATCGGAGCCGCGCTGTCAGGACCCGCCTCGTTGGCGCTGGTCACCCAGCTCTTCCCCGCCGGGCCGGAGCGCTACAAGGCGCTCGCCGTCTACACCTCCGTCGGCGCGTCGAGCTTCAGCGCGGGCGTCGTCATCGGCGGCGTGCTGACCGACGTCTTCAACTGGCGCTCGGTGTTCGTCTTCAACCTGCTGATCGGCGTCGCGGTCCTCGCCGCGGTGCGGTCGGTGCTGCCGAAGGGCACCCGGCGGCGGCTCTCCCTCGACGTGCCCGGTGCGGCGGCCGTGACGCTCGGCCTGCTGTTCGCCGTCTTCGGTCTGACCAGGGCGAGCGAGGAGGGTTGGGACGGGCTCACCCTCGGCGCACTCGCGGCCGCTGCGGTGATGCTGGTCGGCTTCGTGATCTGGGAACGGCGGATCGCCCAGCCGCTGCTGCCGATGGACCTGCTGCGCGTGCCCGCGGTGCGGGCCGCGACGGTGACCGCCGTCGTGTTCTTCACCGCCGTCCTCGGCGTGCTGTTCTTCGCCCCGCTCTATCTCCAGGGCCTGCTCGGCTACACGCCGATGCAGTCCGGTCTGGCGATCCTGCCGATGGGCATCCTGGTGATCATCTCCACCAACATCTCCGGCCGGTTGATGGTCCGGGTCGGCCAACGGAACCTGATGATCACCGGCCTGCTGCTGTTGGCCGTCGGCATGGTCCTGTGGGCACGCACGCCGCTGGACGGCGGCTACTGGCTCGACGTGTTCCCGGCGGTCGCCGTGATGAGCATCGGCCAGGGCACCGCCTTCGCCGCCCTGACGGCGGGTTCGCTGACCGGCGTGCCCCAGCACCAGCACGGCGTCGCGGGCGGCTTCAACGTCACCGCCCAGCAACTCGGCGGCAGCATCGGCGTCGCGTTGCTGGTCACCGCCGCCTCCGTGCTGAGTCCCGGCACCGATCCCGAATCCGTGCTCGGCGGCTACCACGTCGGCTATCTGGTCGCCATGGGCCTGCTGGTGTTCGGCGCCGTGCTGGTCGCCGTCCTGCTTCGCGGTGAGCGCTCCGGCTCCCGCGCCACCCGATCGGGAGAGGAGACCACCACGAACTGA
- a CDS encoding type 1 glutamine amidotransferase domain-containing protein translates to MTRRMLVVLSEYGYWGEELVGPVEAFDAAGYRTTFLTPTGQRPHALPPSVDPDYIDPPLGRSVTTSDMARRVRELDESPRLDNPLSLADLLPERPYYSAINHLRDLEEYNRRNASAVADLVTSFDALVIVGGSGPIVDLANNERLHELVLGFVGVDKPILAECYGVAVLAFARDLETRQSIIAGRHVTGHPKEYDYKDGTGFFGVDFNMGPPPYPLEYILRDATGPGGRFHGNVGQETSVIVDYPFVTARSTPDSVPSGELLVQVLENGLRRHGW, encoded by the coding sequence ATGACCAGGCGCATGTTGGTCGTGCTCTCCGAGTACGGATACTGGGGAGAGGAGTTGGTCGGACCGGTCGAGGCATTCGACGCGGCGGGTTATCGCACCACCTTCCTCACGCCGACGGGTCAGCGTCCCCACGCCCTCCCGCCGAGCGTCGACCCCGACTACATCGACCCGCCGCTCGGCCGGTCGGTCACCACGTCCGACATGGCGCGTCGAGTCCGCGAGCTCGACGAGTCGCCCCGGCTGGACAACCCGCTCAGCCTCGCCGACCTGCTCCCCGAGCGGCCGTACTACAGCGCCATCAACCACCTGCGGGACCTGGAGGAGTACAACCGCAGGAACGCCTCGGCCGTGGCCGACCTGGTCACCAGCTTCGACGCCCTGGTCATCGTCGGCGGCAGCGGTCCCATCGTCGACCTCGCGAACAACGAGCGCCTGCACGAGCTGGTCCTGGGCTTCGTCGGCGTGGACAAGCCGATCCTCGCCGAGTGCTACGGCGTCGCGGTGCTGGCCTTCGCCAGGGATCTCGAGACGCGGCAGAGCATCATCGCGGGCAGGCACGTGACCGGTCACCCCAAGGAGTACGACTACAAGGACGGCACCGGCTTCTTCGGGGTCGACTTCAACATGGGCCCGCCCCCGTACCCGCTGGAGTACATCCTGCGGGATGCGACCGGCCCCGGCGGTCGATTCCACGGAAACGTCGGCCAGGAGACCTCGGTCATCGTCGACTACCCGTTCGTCACCGCCCGGTCGACCCCCGACTCGGTGCCCTCGGGTGAGCTGCTCGTGCAGGTTCTGGAAAACGGCCTGCGCCGCCACGGCTGGTAA
- a CDS encoding SDR family NAD(P)-dependent oxidoreductase, translating to MTANAISRPGEPRPSRVWFITGAASGFGLALAEAAVAAGDFVVATARRPESLAGLVAGAAERVTALPLDVTDPEQVDDAVSAALARFGRIDVLVNNAGFGHVGAAEETTDAELRDLLDVHLHGPAALVRAVLPSMRIAGGGAIVQMSSFVGQLGYSGFSAYCAAKFALEGYSEALAAEVAPFGIRVIIVEPGAFRTAFAGAALRESRPLPAYTDITGPARTLLKNFHGAQPGDPVKAAAVIRTALDAERPPLRLALGGDAVDLLAPRHRRLLAELDEWGPLARTTAIDAA from the coding sequence ATGACCGCCAACGCCATATCTCGACCGGGCGAGCCTCGCCCGTCTCGGGTGTGGTTCATCACCGGCGCGGCGTCCGGCTTCGGCCTGGCGCTGGCCGAGGCCGCCGTGGCCGCCGGTGACTTCGTCGTGGCGACCGCCCGTCGCCCCGAGTCCCTCGCGGGTCTCGTCGCCGGGGCCGCCGAGCGGGTCACGGCGCTGCCGCTGGACGTCACCGATCCCGAGCAGGTGGACGACGCCGTCAGTGCCGCGCTCGCCCGGTTCGGCCGGATCGACGTCCTGGTGAACAACGCGGGTTTCGGCCACGTCGGCGCCGCCGAGGAGACCACCGACGCGGAGCTGCGCGACCTGTTGGACGTGCACCTGCACGGCCCGGCCGCGCTCGTGCGCGCCGTCCTGCCCTCGATGCGCATCGCAGGCGGTGGCGCGATCGTGCAGATGTCGAGCTTCGTCGGACAGCTCGGCTACTCCGGATTCTCGGCCTACTGTGCCGCGAAGTTCGCCCTGGAGGGCTACTCCGAGGCGCTCGCGGCCGAGGTCGCGCCCTTCGGCATCCGAGTGATCATCGTCGAGCCGGGTGCCTTCCGCACCGCCTTCGCGGGCGCCGCCCTGCGCGAGAGCCGCCCGCTGCCCGCCTACACCGACATCACCGGTCCGGCGCGCACCCTGCTCAAGAACTTCCACGGCGCCCAACCGGGTGATCCGGTGAAGGCGGCCGCCGTGATCCGCACCGCGCTCGACGCCGAGCGCCCGCCGCTGCGGCTGGCCCTCGGCGGCGATGCCGTCGACCTCCTCGCGCCGCGCCATCGTCGGCTCCTCGCCGAACTCGACGAGTGGGGCCCGCTGGCCAGGACGACCGCGATAGACGCCGCGTGA
- a CDS encoding LysR family transcriptional regulator, whose translation MDVDTRVLRYFVAVAEHLNFTRAAEQLFISQPALSRQIRQLETELRTPLLERTSREVRLTPAGEELLPAARRLITDWQTAQRAARTVAAAASQVLRIGFVATGAGPLTTRARTLFAGRHPEVTVEPKRFDWGGEVAALRDGLVDVAFLWLPADTTGLRVEVIAEERRMVALARDHRLAAQPDVSILDLNPEPLGWTRRAPRPWVDWWAVNPRPDGTEPLWGPENDNVEEMLEHVAAEAAISIGSESMAAYYARPDLVWRPIRDVPPLRIGLGTTPGPMSPLVAGFVEVVRLLVGSATDDGPVGGAESA comes from the coding sequence ATGGACGTCGACACTCGCGTCCTGCGGTATTTCGTGGCGGTGGCCGAGCACCTCAACTTCACCAGGGCCGCCGAACAGCTCTTCATCTCGCAACCGGCGCTGAGCAGGCAGATCAGGCAGCTGGAGACGGAACTGCGCACGCCGTTGCTCGAACGCACGAGCCGCGAGGTGCGCCTCACCCCGGCGGGGGAGGAACTGCTGCCCGCCGCCCGCCGACTCATCACCGACTGGCAGACCGCGCAGCGGGCCGCCAGGACGGTGGCCGCGGCCGCCTCCCAGGTGCTGCGGATCGGCTTCGTCGCCACCGGTGCCGGGCCGCTGACCACCAGGGCCAGGACCCTGTTCGCAGGCAGGCATCCCGAGGTCACCGTCGAGCCCAAACGGTTCGACTGGGGCGGCGAGGTGGCCGCGTTGCGAGACGGGCTGGTCGACGTCGCCTTCCTGTGGCTGCCCGCCGACACGACGGGGCTGCGCGTCGAGGTCATCGCGGAGGAGCGGCGGATGGTCGCCCTGGCCCGAGACCATCGACTGGCCGCGCAGCCCGACGTCTCGATCCTCGACCTGAACCCCGAACCGCTCGGCTGGACCAGACGCGCGCCTCGGCCTTGGGTGGACTGGTGGGCCGTCAATCCGCGTCCGGACGGCACCGAACCGCTGTGGGGGCCGGAGAACGACAACGTCGAGGAGATGCTGGAGCACGTCGCCGCCGAGGCCGCCATCTCCATCGGCTCGGAGTCGATGGCCGCCTACTACGCCCGACCCGACCTGGTGTGGCGGCCGATCCGAGACGTGCCGCCGCTGCGGATCGGCCTCGGCACCACGCCGGGGCCGATGAGTCCGCTGGTGGCGGGCTTCGTCGAGGTGGTCCGGCTGCTGGTCGGTTCGGCGACGGACGACGGGCCCGTCGGCGGCGCGGAGTCGGCGTGA